A section of the Hippocampus zosterae strain Florida unplaced genomic scaffold, ASM2543408v3 HiC_scaffold_22, whole genome shotgun sequence genome encodes:
- the LOC127594596 gene encoding galactokinase-like isoform X2, with product MATPLPSLDQLVSEATSLFKRIFDDEAPQFAACAPGRVNLIGEHTDYNQGYVLPMALPLVTVVVGSASSDPEATIVTASEHADEPRRVDLRLPKGTFSLSPGLPSEGLPLSPGLPHWANYVRGVIHHYRAHPLPGFKAVVVSSVTLGAGLSSSASLEVAFYTFLQQLKPDDGDKVSKAIACQQAEHTHAGVPCGIMDQLVSVLGMEGHALLIDCRSLESTPVQLTVPDLVFLITNSNVKHSLASSNYALRRAQCEKAASIFGKPSLRDVTMNDLEDARDQLDDVIYRRAFHVIGEIQRTVRGAEYLKTGAYQEFGKVMVESHNSLRDLYEVSCKELDDLVSVAMEVEGVFGSRMTGGGFGGCTITLLKAQVVDRVIHHIQGRGGCWSLSQLSPGSRRGTL from the exons ATGGCCACTCCGTTACCAAGCTTGGATCAGCTTGTTTCGGAGGCCACTTCTTTGTTCAAACGCATTTTTGACGATGAAGCTCCTCAGTTTGCAGCGTGTGCTCCGGGAAGGGTCAACCTGATCGGGGAGCACACGGACTACAACCAGGGATACGTACTTCCAAtg GCATTACCCCTGGTCACTGTGGTGGTTGGAAGTGCCTCATCTGATCCGGAAGCTACCATTGTCACTGCGAGCGAGCATGCCGATGAACCCAGGAGAGTAGACCTGAGACTGCCAAAAGGAACATTCTCACTCTCTCCAGGGCTGCCAAGTGAGGGACTCCCACTCTCTCCAGGGTTACCACACTGGGCCAACTATGTTAGAGGCGTTATACATCACTACAGAG CTCACCCACTCCCAGGTTTCAAAGCTGTGGTGGTCTCCAGTGTCACTCTTGGAGCAGGTCTCTCCAGCTCAGCTTCTTTGGAAGTGGCCTTTTACACATTTCTGCAGCAACTCAAGCCAG ATGACGGAGACAAAGTATCCAAAGCAATTGCATGCCAGCAGGCTGAGCACACTCATGCCGGTGTGCCTTGTGGCATCATGGATCAGCTCGTGTCGGTTCTTGGGATGGAGGGGCATGCGTTGCTTATTGACTGCAG GTCGCTGGAGTCCACCCCAGTCCAGTTAACAGTTCCAGATCTCGTCTTTCTCATCACCAACTCCAATGTCAAACATTCTTTGGCAAGTAGCAACTATGCCTTGAGACGTGCACAGTGTGAAAAGGCTGCCTCAATCTTCGGGAAACCCAGTCTAAGAGATGTGACCATGAATGACTTGGAAG ATGCAAGAGACCAACTCGACGATGTGATTTATCGTCGAGCTTTTCATGTTATTGGGGAGATCCAAAGGACTGTCAGAGGTGCAGAATACTTGAAGACGGGTGCCTATCAAGAGTTCGGCAAAGTCATGGTGGAAAGCCACAATTCCCTCAG AGATTTATATGAGGTGAGCTGTAAGGAGCTTGACGATCTGGTGTCCGTTGCCATGGAGGTGGAGGGAGTGTTTGGCAGCAGGATGACAGGTGGAGGATTTGGAGGTTGCACAATAACTTTGCTGAAGGCCCAGGTCGTTGACAGGGTGATACATCACATACAG
- the LOC127594596 gene encoding galactokinase-like isoform X3, with translation MATPLPSLDQLVSEATSLFKRIFDDEAPQFAACAPGRVNLIGEHTDYNQGYVLPMALPLVTVVVGSASSDPEATIVTASEHADEPRRVDLRLPKGTFSLSPGLPSEGLPLSPGLPHWANYVRGVIHHYRAHPLPGFKAVVVSSVTLGAGLSSSASLEVAFYTFLQQLKPDDGDKVSKAIACQQAEHTHAGVPCGIMDQLVSVLGMEGHALLIDCRSLESTPVQLTVPDLVFLITNSNVKHSLASSNYALRRAQCEKAASIFGKPSLRDVTMNDLEDARDQLDDVIYRRAFHVIGEIQRTVRGAEYLKTGAYQEFGKVMVESHNSLRDLYEVSCKELDDLVSVAMEVEGVFGSRMTGGGFGGCTITLLKAQVVDRVIHHIQGRGGCWSLSQLSPGSRRGTP, from the exons ATGGCCACTCCGTTACCAAGCTTGGATCAGCTTGTTTCGGAGGCCACTTCTTTGTTCAAACGCATTTTTGACGATGAAGCTCCTCAGTTTGCAGCGTGTGCTCCGGGAAGGGTCAACCTGATCGGGGAGCACACGGACTACAACCAGGGATACGTACTTCCAAtg GCATTACCCCTGGTCACTGTGGTGGTTGGAAGTGCCTCATCTGATCCGGAAGCTACCATTGTCACTGCGAGCGAGCATGCCGATGAACCCAGGAGAGTAGACCTGAGACTGCCAAAAGGAACATTCTCACTCTCTCCAGGGCTGCCAAGTGAGGGACTCCCACTCTCTCCAGGGTTACCACACTGGGCCAACTATGTTAGAGGCGTTATACATCACTACAGAG CTCACCCACTCCCAGGTTTCAAAGCTGTGGTGGTCTCCAGTGTCACTCTTGGAGCAGGTCTCTCCAGCTCAGCTTCTTTGGAAGTGGCCTTTTACACATTTCTGCAGCAACTCAAGCCAG ATGACGGAGACAAAGTATCCAAAGCAATTGCATGCCAGCAGGCTGAGCACACTCATGCCGGTGTGCCTTGTGGCATCATGGATCAGCTCGTGTCGGTTCTTGGGATGGAGGGGCATGCGTTGCTTATTGACTGCAG GTCGCTGGAGTCCACCCCAGTCCAGTTAACAGTTCCAGATCTCGTCTTTCTCATCACCAACTCCAATGTCAAACATTCTTTGGCAAGTAGCAACTATGCCTTGAGACGTGCACAGTGTGAAAAGGCTGCCTCAATCTTCGGGAAACCCAGTCTAAGAGATGTGACCATGAATGACTTGGAAG ATGCAAGAGACCAACTCGACGATGTGATTTATCGTCGAGCTTTTCATGTTATTGGGGAGATCCAAAGGACTGTCAGAGGTGCAGAATACTTGAAGACGGGTGCCTATCAAGAGTTCGGCAAAGTCATGGTGGAAAGCCACAATTCCCTCAG AGATTTATATGAGGTGAGCTGTAAGGAGCTTGACGATCTGGTGTCCGTTGCCATGGAGGTGGAGGGAGTGTTTGGCAGCAGGATGACAGGTGGAGGATTTGGAGGTTGCACAATAACTTTGCTGAAGGCCCAGGTCGTTGACAGGGTGATACATCACATACAG
- the LOC127594596 gene encoding galactokinase-like isoform X1, with product MATPLPSLDQLVSEATSLFKRIFDDEAPQFAACAPGRVNLIGEHTDYNQGYVLPMALPLVTVVVGSASSDPEATIVTASEHADEPRRVDLRLPKGTFSLSPGLPSEGLPLSPGLPHWANYVRGVIHHYRAHPLPGFKAVVVSSVTLGAGLSSSASLEVAFYTFLQQLKPDDGDKVSKAIACQQAEHTHAGVPCGIMDQLVSVLGMEGHALLIDCRSLESTPVQLTVPDLVFLITNSNVKHSLASSNYALRRAQCEKAASIFGKPSLRDVTMNDLEDARDQLDDVIYRRAFHVIGEIQRTVRGAEYLKTGAYQEFGKVMVESHNSLRDLYEVSCKELDDLVSVAMEVEGVFGSRMTGGGFGGCTITLLKAQVVDRVIHHIQEQYSGTPTFYVATPSEGARVLQLS from the exons ATGGCCACTCCGTTACCAAGCTTGGATCAGCTTGTTTCGGAGGCCACTTCTTTGTTCAAACGCATTTTTGACGATGAAGCTCCTCAGTTTGCAGCGTGTGCTCCGGGAAGGGTCAACCTGATCGGGGAGCACACGGACTACAACCAGGGATACGTACTTCCAAtg GCATTACCCCTGGTCACTGTGGTGGTTGGAAGTGCCTCATCTGATCCGGAAGCTACCATTGTCACTGCGAGCGAGCATGCCGATGAACCCAGGAGAGTAGACCTGAGACTGCCAAAAGGAACATTCTCACTCTCTCCAGGGCTGCCAAGTGAGGGACTCCCACTCTCTCCAGGGTTACCACACTGGGCCAACTATGTTAGAGGCGTTATACATCACTACAGAG CTCACCCACTCCCAGGTTTCAAAGCTGTGGTGGTCTCCAGTGTCACTCTTGGAGCAGGTCTCTCCAGCTCAGCTTCTTTGGAAGTGGCCTTTTACACATTTCTGCAGCAACTCAAGCCAG ATGACGGAGACAAAGTATCCAAAGCAATTGCATGCCAGCAGGCTGAGCACACTCATGCCGGTGTGCCTTGTGGCATCATGGATCAGCTCGTGTCGGTTCTTGGGATGGAGGGGCATGCGTTGCTTATTGACTGCAG GTCGCTGGAGTCCACCCCAGTCCAGTTAACAGTTCCAGATCTCGTCTTTCTCATCACCAACTCCAATGTCAAACATTCTTTGGCAAGTAGCAACTATGCCTTGAGACGTGCACAGTGTGAAAAGGCTGCCTCAATCTTCGGGAAACCCAGTCTAAGAGATGTGACCATGAATGACTTGGAAG ATGCAAGAGACCAACTCGACGATGTGATTTATCGTCGAGCTTTTCATGTTATTGGGGAGATCCAAAGGACTGTCAGAGGTGCAGAATACTTGAAGACGGGTGCCTATCAAGAGTTCGGCAAAGTCATGGTGGAAAGCCACAATTCCCTCAG AGATTTATATGAGGTGAGCTGTAAGGAGCTTGACGATCTGGTGTCCGTTGCCATGGAGGTGGAGGGAGTGTTTGGCAGCAGGATGACAGGTGGAGGATTTGGAGGTTGCACAATAACTTTGCTGAAGGCCCAGGTCGTTGACAGGGTGATACATCACATACAG GAGCAGTACAGTGGAACCCCAACTTTCTATGTTGCGACTCCTTCAGAGGGTGCTCGGGTTCTACAGCTATCCTGA